A single genomic interval of Microbacterium sp. BLY harbors:
- a CDS encoding glycosyltransferase, whose amino-acid sequence MVGSEDSPALSVTWVHRAEQSASTWARAHARGEVPSIWPYGLDALRDHARVEVDELPDPGRIARLRARAGVGPRPREGLALVWDENTAYRMHVLRPRAHFATGVIWLTDLAAAGAAPDRLVAMLRSATALWVLSAAQIAPLRRLLGSDAPRVFLVPFGIDHEFFTAQPPAARPRIVSAGNDRDRDPATLYAALALVLAARPEVDVVVQSPSPLTPPDGVRLVRRLPHTELRDLYAMASVVVTATRPNLHASGMTVALEALATARPVVATDTPGMRDYVSPQTGTLVPPGEPEALAAALLGLLDDPDRAAALGRRGREEVERRFTTKTMVDALVRGVREER is encoded by the coding sequence ATGGTGGGATCCGAGGACAGCCCGGCGCTGTCCGTCACCTGGGTGCATCGCGCCGAGCAGTCGGCGTCCACCTGGGCGCGCGCACACGCCAGGGGAGAGGTTCCGAGCATCTGGCCCTATGGGCTGGACGCTCTCCGCGATCACGCCCGCGTGGAGGTGGACGAGCTGCCCGATCCGGGTCGGATCGCGCGGCTCCGTGCCCGGGCCGGCGTCGGTCCCCGCCCGCGGGAGGGACTCGCCCTGGTGTGGGACGAGAACACCGCCTACCGCATGCACGTCCTGCGTCCCCGGGCGCACTTCGCCACCGGGGTCATCTGGCTCACGGATCTGGCGGCCGCCGGTGCCGCCCCCGATCGCCTGGTGGCGATGCTGCGGTCCGCCACGGCGCTCTGGGTGCTCAGCGCGGCCCAGATCGCGCCGCTGCGCCGTCTCCTCGGGTCGGACGCACCACGGGTGTTCCTGGTGCCGTTCGGGATCGACCACGAGTTCTTCACCGCGCAGCCGCCCGCGGCTCGCCCCCGGATCGTCAGCGCGGGCAACGATCGCGACCGGGATCCGGCGACCCTGTACGCCGCGCTCGCCCTCGTCCTCGCCGCTCGTCCGGAGGTCGACGTCGTCGTGCAGTCGCCGTCCCCGCTGACGCCTCCGGACGGTGTGCGGCTGGTCCGTCGCCTGCCGCACACCGAGCTGCGCGACCTCTACGCGATGGCGAGCGTCGTGGTGACGGCGACCCGTCCGAACCTGCATGCGTCCGGCATGACGGTGGCGCTCGAGGCCCTCGCGACCGCCCGGCCCGTGGTGGCCACGGACACCCCCGGCATGCGCGACTACGTCAGCCCGCAGACCGGCACGCTCGTCCCTCCCGGCGAGCCGGAGGCTCTCGCCGCGGCGCTCCTTGGCCTCCTCGACGACCCGGATCGCGCCGCCGCCCTCGGACGCCGGGGGCGGGAGGAGGTCGAACGGCGGTTCACCACGAAGACCATGGTCGACGCGCTCGTCCGGGGCGTCCGCGAGGAGCGCTGA
- the rfbB gene encoding dTDP-glucose 4,6-dehydratase, with amino-acid sequence MTRLLVTGGAGFIGSNFVHHVVAHTDAHVTVLDKLTYAGNRASLAGLPADRVELVVGDIADAALVDALFAKVDAVVHYAAESHNDNSLHDPRPFLDTNIIGTYTLLEAARRHGRRFHHISTDEVYGDLELDDPARFTEQTPYNPSSPYSSTKAGSDLLVRAWVRSFGVQATISNCSNNYGPYQHVEKFIPRQITNVLRGIRPKLYGAGQNVRDWIHADDHSSAVLTILEKGEIGQTYLIGADGEKDNKSVVELILTQMGQPADAYDHVTDRAGHDLRYAIDSSKLRAELGWAPRFSDFESGLASTIEWYRENEDWWAPAKDATESFYAARGQ; translated from the coding sequence ATGACCCGCCTGCTCGTGACCGGCGGCGCCGGCTTCATCGGATCGAACTTCGTCCACCACGTCGTCGCGCACACCGACGCGCACGTGACCGTGCTGGACAAGCTGACCTACGCCGGCAACCGCGCCTCGCTCGCGGGCCTGCCCGCCGACCGCGTCGAGCTCGTGGTGGGCGACATCGCCGATGCCGCACTCGTGGACGCCCTGTTCGCGAAGGTCGACGCGGTCGTGCACTACGCGGCGGAGTCGCACAACGACAACTCGCTGCACGACCCCCGGCCGTTCCTCGACACGAACATCATCGGCACCTACACGCTGCTGGAGGCCGCCCGGCGCCACGGGCGCCGCTTCCACCACATCTCCACCGACGAGGTCTACGGAGACCTGGAGCTCGACGACCCCGCGCGGTTCACGGAGCAGACGCCGTACAACCCGTCGTCGCCGTACTCGTCCACCAAGGCCGGAAGCGACCTGCTCGTGCGGGCCTGGGTGCGGTCGTTCGGCGTGCAGGCGACGATCTCGAACTGCTCGAACAACTACGGCCCGTACCAGCACGTCGAGAAGTTCATCCCGCGGCAGATCACGAACGTGCTGCGCGGCATCCGGCCCAAGCTCTACGGCGCCGGGCAGAACGTGCGCGACTGGATCCACGCCGACGACCACTCCTCGGCCGTCCTCACGATCCTGGAGAAGGGCGAGATCGGTCAGACGTATCTGATCGGTGCCGACGGCGAGAAGGACAACAAGTCCGTCGTCGAGTTGATCCTCACGCAGATGGGCCAGCCGGCGGACGCCTACGACCACGTCACCGACCGGGCCGGTCACGACCTGCGCTACGCGATCGACTCCTCCAAGCTGCGGGCCGAGCTCGGCTGGGCGCCGCGGTTCTCGGACTTCGAATCGGGCCTCGCGTCGACCATCGAGTGGTACCGCGAGAACGAGGACTGGTGGGCGCCCGCCAAGGACGCCACGGAGTCGTTCTACGCCGCCCGGGGGCAGTGA
- the rfbA gene encoding glucose-1-phosphate thymidylyltransferase RfbA: MKGIILAGGSGTRLHPITLGVSKQLIPVYDKPMVYYPLSTLMLAGIRDILIITTPHDAAHFERLLGDGSQFGISLSFAQQESPDGLAQAFTIGADFIGDDSVALVLGDNLLYGPGLGTQLKRFADIDGGAVFAYWVAEPEAYGVVAFDENGQAVSLEEKPTAPQSNYAVPGLYFYDNDVIEIARTLAPSARGEYEITDVNRAYLERGKLQVEVLPRGTAWLDTGTFDQMTDAADYVRTMERRTGMKIGVPEEVAWRQGFLDDEALRTRAEALVKSGYGSYLLGLLERGAR; the protein is encoded by the coding sequence ATGAAGGGCATCATTCTGGCGGGCGGCTCGGGGACGCGGCTGCACCCCATCACACTGGGGGTCTCGAAACAGCTGATCCCGGTCTACGACAAGCCGATGGTGTACTACCCGCTGTCCACCCTCATGCTCGCCGGCATCCGCGACATCCTGATCATCACGACGCCGCACGACGCGGCGCACTTCGAGCGTCTGCTGGGAGACGGCTCGCAGTTCGGCATCTCGCTCTCGTTCGCGCAGCAGGAGTCGCCGGACGGCCTCGCCCAGGCGTTCACGATCGGCGCGGACTTCATCGGGGACGACAGCGTCGCCCTGGTGCTCGGCGACAACCTGCTCTACGGCCCCGGCCTGGGCACGCAGCTCAAGCGCTTCGCCGACATCGACGGCGGCGCGGTGTTCGCGTACTGGGTCGCCGAGCCGGAGGCCTACGGCGTCGTGGCGTTCGATGAGAACGGCCAGGCGGTCTCCCTCGAGGAGAAGCCGACCGCACCGCAGAGCAACTACGCCGTCCCCGGCCTGTACTTCTACGACAACGACGTCATCGAGATCGCCCGCACGCTCGCGCCGAGCGCCCGCGGAGAGTACGAGATCACGGACGTGAACCGTGCCTATCTCGAGCGGGGCAAGCTCCAGGTCGAGGTCCTCCCGCGCGGCACCGCGTGGCTGGACACCGGGACGTTCGACCAGATGACCGATGCCGCGGACTACGTGCGCACGATGGAGCGCCGCACCGGCATGAAGATCGGCGTGCCGGAGGAGGTCGCCTGGCGCCAGGGCTTCCTCGACGACGAGGCGCTGCGCACGCGCGCGGAGGCCCTCGTGAAGTCGGGCTACGGCTCCTACCTGCTCGGACTCCTCGAAAGGGGCGCGCGATGA